The following proteins are encoded in a genomic region of Paraburkholderia flagellata:
- a CDS encoding acyl-CoA dehydrogenase family protein — MDFALTEAQQQIVDAIEKVCTPFDAEYWYARDNDGEFPEAFYRTLADAGWLGIAMPEEFGGAGLGITEAALMMHTIASTGAGLSGASAVHMNIFGLHPVVVFGTQEQKQRMLPPLIAGKDKACFGVTEPNAGLNTLKLKTRAVREGDHYVVHGQKVFISTAREATKMLLLARTKPVEECKGTEGLSLFYTDFDRSKIEVHEIPKMGRKCVDTNQLFIDGLRIPVEDRIGEEGKGFEYILHGMNPERILIASEAIGLGRAALSRAARYAGEREVFNRPIGKNQGIQHPLAERWIELEAAFLLAMKAAWLYDQHKPCGAEANAAKFFGAEAGFRACETAIFTHGGMGYAKEFHVERYMRESWIPRLAPVSPQLILCFIAEKVLGLPKSY; from the coding sequence GATGCTATCGAGAAAGTCTGCACCCCGTTCGACGCCGAGTACTGGTATGCGCGGGACAACGATGGCGAGTTCCCCGAAGCGTTTTACCGCACGCTCGCCGATGCCGGCTGGCTGGGCATAGCCATGCCCGAGGAGTTCGGCGGCGCGGGGCTCGGCATTACCGAAGCGGCGCTGATGATGCACACCATTGCGAGCACCGGCGCGGGATTGTCAGGCGCGTCGGCGGTGCATATGAACATCTTCGGTCTGCATCCGGTGGTGGTGTTCGGCACGCAGGAGCAGAAGCAGCGCATGCTGCCGCCGCTGATTGCCGGCAAGGACAAGGCCTGCTTTGGCGTGACCGAGCCCAATGCCGGGCTCAACACGCTCAAGCTCAAGACGCGCGCCGTGCGAGAAGGCGACCACTACGTGGTGCATGGCCAGAAGGTGTTCATCTCCACCGCGCGCGAGGCCACGAAGATGCTGCTACTCGCGCGCACCAAGCCGGTGGAGGAGTGCAAGGGCACTGAGGGCCTCTCTCTGTTCTACACCGACTTCGACCGCAGCAAGATCGAAGTGCACGAGATCCCGAAGATGGGCCGCAAGTGTGTGGACACGAACCAGTTGTTCATCGACGGGCTGCGCATTCCCGTGGAGGACCGCATCGGCGAGGAGGGCAAGGGCTTCGAATACATCCTGCACGGCATGAACCCCGAGCGCATTTTGATCGCCAGCGAGGCGATTGGTCTCGGCCGTGCGGCGCTTTCGCGCGCTGCCAGGTATGCCGGCGAGCGCGAGGTGTTCAACCGGCCCATCGGCAAGAACCAGGGCATTCAGCATCCGCTCGCCGAGCGCTGGATCGAGCTGGAAGCGGCCTTCTTGCTCGCGATGAAGGCCGCATGGCTGTACGACCAGCACAAGCCCTGCGGCGCCGAGGCCAATGCCGCGAAGTTCTTCGGCGCGGAAGCCGGTTTTCGCGCCTGCGAGACGGCGATCTTCACGCATGGCGGCATGGGCTACGCGAAGGAGTTTCATGTGGAGCGCTACATGCGCGAGAGCTGGATTCCCCGCCTCGCGCCCGTCAGCCCGCAACTGATCCTGTGCTTCATCGCCGAAAAGGTGCTGGGGCTGCCGAAATCCTATTGA
- a CDS encoding enoyl-CoA hydratase/isomerase family protein, with product MDYRNLEIEVARGVATIWLNRPDMRNAMNEALISELTGAVRALGADTGVRVVVLAGRGKAFCAGADLGWMKQMAEYSHAENRASAVELAQMLHALHTCSKPTIARVHGHAFAGGMGLASACDIRIADPAAEFCLSEVRIGLVPAMISPYVVQAMGAAAARRYMLTAERLSATEAHRIGFMHALCEPGAIDEAVDRFAQQLLGAGPAALARTKQLLDDVVDRPVDEALLEMTADVIADVRASAEGREGLSSFFEKRKPAWEQA from the coding sequence ATGGACTATCGAAACCTTGAGATAGAGGTCGCGCGCGGCGTCGCCACGATCTGGCTCAACCGGCCCGACATGCGCAATGCGATGAACGAGGCGCTGATCAGCGAGCTGACCGGCGCGGTGCGCGCGTTGGGCGCCGACACCGGCGTACGGGTAGTCGTGCTGGCGGGCCGCGGCAAGGCATTCTGCGCAGGCGCTGACCTGGGCTGGATGAAACAGATGGCCGAATACAGCCACGCGGAAAACCGGGCCAGCGCAGTGGAGCTGGCGCAGATGCTCCACGCGCTGCATACCTGCTCCAAGCCGACCATCGCACGCGTGCACGGGCATGCCTTTGCTGGCGGCATGGGCCTGGCATCGGCCTGCGATATTCGCATTGCCGATCCAGCGGCCGAATTCTGCCTGAGCGAGGTGCGCATCGGCCTCGTGCCCGCGATGATTTCGCCCTACGTGGTGCAGGCCATGGGAGCTGCGGCTGCGCGGCGCTATATGCTGACCGCCGAGCGGCTTTCGGCCACCGAGGCGCACCGTATCGGCTTCATGCATGCCCTATGCGAGCCGGGCGCGATCGACGAAGCAGTTGACCGGTTTGCGCAACAGCTGCTCGGCGCCGGTCCGGCCGCGCTGGCGCGCACCAAGCAGTTGCTCGATGACGTGGTGGATCGTCCGGTCGACGAGGCATTGCTGGAGATGACCGCCGACGTGATCGCCGACGTGCGCGCCTCGGCCGAAGGCCGCGAGGGTCTCAGTTCCTTCTTCGAGAAGCGCAAGCCCGCGTGGGAGCAGGCATGA